One region of Drosophila kikkawai strain 14028-0561.14 chromosome 2R, DkikHiC1v2, whole genome shotgun sequence genomic DNA includes:
- the Or59a gene encoding odorant receptor 59a has protein sequence MAEVTVNSLEFFGSHWTAWRVLGVAHQRVKSWRNLYLGYGILLNLLVTLCYPFHLGMSLFQNRTLTEDILNLTTFVTCTACSLKCLIYAYNIKDVMEMERLLNLLDKRVKGPGQRAIYGKVKVQLRNVLYIFIGIYLPIAFFAELSFLRKEERGLMYPAWFPFDWMNSTRNFCIANVYQIVGISYQLLQNYVSDCFPAVVFCLISSHIRMLYKRLEDVGTDPEEDSEKELEACITDHKRLIKLFRCLEAFISLPMFIQFTVTALNVCIGIAALVFFVSEPMARIYLIFYSMAMPLQIFPSCYFGTDNEYWFGRLHYAAFSCNWHNQNKSFKRKMMLFVEQSLRKITALAGGMLRVHLDTFFSTLKGAYSLFTLIIRLRK, from the exons ATGGCCGAGGTCACAGTCAACAGTCTGGAGTTCTTTGGCAGCCACTGGACTGCCTGGCGTGTGCTGGGTGTGGCCCATCAACGCGTCAAGTCCTGGAGGAACCTCTACCTGGGCTATGGTATCCTGCTGAACCTGCTGGTTACCCTGTGCTATCCATTTCACTTAGGAATGTCGCTCTTTCAAAACCGTACCCTCACTGAAGACATCCTCAACCTGACCACCTTTGTGACCTGCACTGCCTGCTCCTTGAAGTGCTTGATCTATGCCTATAATATCAAGGATGTAATGGAGATGGAGCGACTGTTAAATCTCCTGGACAAAAGGGTTAAGGGTCCTGGACAGAGAGCCATCTATGGCAAGGTGAAAGTGCAACTCCGCAATGTCCTGTACATTTTTATAGGCATCTACCTGCCCATCGCTTTTTTCGCCGAGCTTTCTTTTCTGCGCAAGGAGGAGCGGGGATTGATGTATCCCGCCTGGTTTCCCTTTGATTGGATGAACTCCACCAGGAACTTTTGCATAGCAAATGTCTATCAAATAGTGGGCATATCCTATCAGCTTTTGCAGAACTATGTTAGCGATTGCTTTCCAGCTGTGGTTTTTTGCCTGATTTCCTCGCACATCAGGATGTTGTATAAGAGACTCGAAGACGTGGGAACGGATCCTGAGGAAGACTCGGAGAAGGAGCTGGAAGCGTGCATCACAGATCACAAGAGATTGATTAA acTTTTTCGTTGCCTTGAGGCCTTCATATCCTTGCCCATGTTCATCCAGTTCACGGTGACAGCTTTAAATGTCTGCATAGGCATAGCAGCTTTGGTTTTCTTCGTCTCCGAGCCCATGGCCAGGATTTATCTTATATTCTACTCGATGGCCATGCCTCTACAGATATTCCCCTCGTGTTACTTTGGCACTGACAACGAATATTGGTTTGGAAGACTCCATTATGCGGCCTTTAGTTGCAATTGGCACAATCAAAACAAGAGTTTCAAAAGGAAGATGATGCTGTTTGTGGAGCAATCTCTGAGGAAGATCACAGCCTTGGCTGGGGGAATGCTACGCGTCCATTTGGACACCTTTTTCTCTACCCTAAAAGGCGCCTACTCGCTTTTTACTCTCATAATTCGTTTGAGGAAGTAG
- the LOC108076161 gene encoding odorant receptor 59a-like, which produces MSGSNINSLSHFQSHRYALMMLFFDPKKLEAGEGVYICGTIIVSLLFSLGFPLHLGMKLFRNETRNQNMLNLGTFLPCLGASSKFIIYALNFGKVRRMEELLRLLDQRVSGHKQRSIYAQVRTRLRVMVGLFIGIYAPCGITAVMMFLFAEERSLMYYAWFPFDWKSSFVSYCLANGYQSAGISYQLVQNYVNDCFPALVLCLVAAHAKILYCRLEEIGENPLQNAERELEKCITDHKNLLELFRITEAFMSFPMAIQFLCSAVNSCLGIASFLFSTDEPMVRAYSLCYTLAMILQIFPCCYFGTESEFWFGRLHYAAFSCNWLIQERSFKRKLMLFVERSLKSSTAMACGMVSVSLMTFFATLKFAYSLFTIILRID; this is translated from the exons ATGTCAGGAAGTAACATCAACAGTTTAAGCCATTTCCAGAGCCATAGGTACGCCCTAATGATGCTTTTCTTTGATCCCAAGAAACTGGAGGCTGGTGAAGGAGTCTACATTTGTGGCACCATCATTGTGAGTCTGCTCTTCTCGCTGGGATTTCCTCTTCACCTCGGCATGAAGCTGTTTCGCAATGAAACTAGGAATCAGAATATGTTAAACTTAGGCACTTTTCTGCCCTGCCTGGGAGCCTCCTCGAAGTTCATCATTTATGCCTTAAACTTTGGAAAAGTGCGTCGCATGGAGGAGTTGCTGCGATTGCTGGATCAGCGGGTTTCTGGACACAAACAGAGGAGTATCTACGCCCAGGTCAGGACTCGTTTGCGAGTAATGGTGGGCCTGTTCATTGGCATCTATGCTCCGTGTGGAATAACTGCAGTGATGATGTTTCTCTTTGCTGAAGAGCGGTCACTGATGTACTACGCTTGGTTTCCCTTTGATTGGAAAAGTTCCTTTGTGAGCTACTGCCTCGCGAATGGCTATCAGAGTGCTGGAATCTCTTACCAATTGGTGCAGAATTATGTCAACGATTGCTTTCCGGCTTTGGTCTTGTGTTTGGTCGCCGCTCATGCCAAGATCCTGTACTGTAGGTTAGAGGAAATCGGGGAAAATCCTCTACAGAATGCAGAAAGGGAGCTGGAGAAGTGCATAACCGATCACAAGAATCTGTTAGA ACTCTTCAGGATTACCGAGGCCTTCATGTCCTTTCCCATGGCCATTCAATTTTTATGCAGCGCCGTGAACAGCTGCCTTGGCATTgcttcgtttttattttccaccGATGAGCCCATGGTGCGGGCCTATAGCCTCTGCTATACCCTGGCCATGATCCTACAGATTTTTCCCTGCTGTTATTTTGGCACGGAATCGGAGTTCTGGTTTGGACGTCTTCATTATGCGGCCTTCAGTTGCAATTGGTTGATACAGGAAAGATCCTTCAAGCGGAAGTTAATGCTATTTGTGGAGAGGTCCTTAAAGAGCAGCACGGCCATGGCATGCGGAATGGTCTCCGTTTCGCTGATGACCTTTTTTGCTACTCTTAAATTTGCCTACTCGCTGTTTACGATTATTTTAAGAATTGATTAA
- the LOC108076208 gene encoding uncharacterized protein isoform X2, producing MIERRSQLDKIIITAMDRFVWFVLLVVMSHLVTEFTRVSGYARGQRQELVLLNDTLLQPMPVQNMVLYPSQEYGQYQQRPASAVSVNSLQQNAALLLSSLAAQAAQAAGAAAAGATSVPGSNGAILSLGDGPPQPAHTAENTYPMFSLRPLIDSIFEIPISTLRAVNNLVGRLTGSYRQAGAGAGATTELLQKSVAAGTALPSGRPSPPPNLLPHGHPDAERHQMREEMA from the exons ATGATTGAAAGGCGCAGCCAATTGGATAAG ATAATCATCACGGCCATGGACCGATTTGTGTGGTTTGTCCTGCTGGTGGTCATGTCGCACCTGGTCACCGAGTTCACCCGCGTTTCTGGCTATGCCCGAGGCCAGCGGCAAGAGCTGGTGCTACTAAATGAT ACCCTCCTGCAACCCATGCCAGTTCAAAATATGGTTCTATACCCCAGCCAGGAGTATGGCCAGTACCAGCAGCGTCCCGCCTCCGCAGTCTCTGTGAATAGCCTGCAGCAGAATGCTGCCTTGCTGCTGAGTAGTCTGGCGGCACAGGCCGCCCAGGCAGCGGGAGCGGCTGCAGCTGGAGCTACATCGGTTCCCGGCAGCAATGGGGCCATCCTATCCCTGGGCGATGGGCCCCCGCAGCCTGCTCACACAGCAGAAAACACATATCCCATGTTCAGTCTGCGACCACTGATCGACAGCATTTTCGAG ATTCCGATTTCGACACTGCGCGCTGTCAACAATCTGGTGGGTCGACTAACCGGCAGCTATCGTCAGGCGGGTGCCGGTGCCGGTGCCACGACGGAACTGTTACAGAAATCGGTGGCGGCCGGCACTGCCCTGCCCTCGGGCAGGCCCAGTCCTCCGCCCAACCTCCTGCCTCATGGCCATCCGGACGCTGAGCGCCATCAAATGCGCGAGGAGATGGCGTAA
- the LOC108076208 gene encoding uncharacterized protein isoform X1, protein MTADRTTTTTTTTQRGVYITNEIIITAMDRFVWFVLLVVMSHLVTEFTRVSGYARGQRQELVLLNDTLLQPMPVQNMVLYPSQEYGQYQQRPASAVSVNSLQQNAALLLSSLAAQAAQAAGAAAAGATSVPGSNGAILSLGDGPPQPAHTAENTYPMFSLRPLIDSIFEIPISTLRAVNNLVGRLTGSYRQAGAGAGATTELLQKSVAAGTALPSGRPSPPPNLLPHGHPDAERHQMREEMA, encoded by the exons ATGACAGCTGATagaaccacaacaacaacgacgacgacgcagCGCGGGGTCTATATCACCAACGAG ATAATCATCACGGCCATGGACCGATTTGTGTGGTTTGTCCTGCTGGTGGTCATGTCGCACCTGGTCACCGAGTTCACCCGCGTTTCTGGCTATGCCCGAGGCCAGCGGCAAGAGCTGGTGCTACTAAATGAT ACCCTCCTGCAACCCATGCCAGTTCAAAATATGGTTCTATACCCCAGCCAGGAGTATGGCCAGTACCAGCAGCGTCCCGCCTCCGCAGTCTCTGTGAATAGCCTGCAGCAGAATGCTGCCTTGCTGCTGAGTAGTCTGGCGGCACAGGCCGCCCAGGCAGCGGGAGCGGCTGCAGCTGGAGCTACATCGGTTCCCGGCAGCAATGGGGCCATCCTATCCCTGGGCGATGGGCCCCCGCAGCCTGCTCACACAGCAGAAAACACATATCCCATGTTCAGTCTGCGACCACTGATCGACAGCATTTTCGAG ATTCCGATTTCGACACTGCGCGCTGTCAACAATCTGGTGGGTCGACTAACCGGCAGCTATCGTCAGGCGGGTGCCGGTGCCGGTGCCACGACGGAACTGTTACAGAAATCGGTGGCGGCCGGCACTGCCCTGCCCTCGGGCAGGCCCAGTCCTCCGCCCAACCTCCTGCCTCATGGCCATCCGGACGCTGAGCGCCATCAAATGCGCGAGGAGATGGCGTAA
- the LOC108074224 gene encoding uncharacterized protein: METHVVMLTSAREWASMLALCLLLPGLRVGDGASVTWGHVGKYASPLLTEDVYLTPSAPGRDLVYGSQNASDNYRITGIHVEDLGGGAEAHLTAGGIGQKFVVLRCQRNQTGSIEGPAHLEVAIYGLDLI, encoded by the exons ATGGAGACACATGTTGTCATGTTGACAAGTGCAAGGGAGTGGGCGTCGATGTTGGCGCTGTGCCTGCTACTGCCCGGGCTGAGGGTGGGAGACGGTGCCTCGGTCACCTGGGGACATGTCGGCAAATATGCCAGCCCGTTGCTCACCGAGGATGTTTACCTAACGCCCTCGGCCCCCGGCCGGGATCTCGTCTACGGCTCGCAG AATGCCAGCGATAACTACCGGATTACGGGTATTCATGTCGAGGATCTGGGCGGTGGAGCCGAGGCCCATCTTACAGCCGGTGGCATTGGCCAGAAGTTTGTGGTCTTGCGTTGCCAGAGGAACCAGACGGGGAGCATTGAGGGCCCAGCTCATCTGGAAGTGGCCATCTATGGCCTGGACCTAATCTAA